In Granulicatella elegans, one genomic interval encodes:
- a CDS encoding acetate kinase: protein MSKSIAINAGSSSLKFQLFNMPQEEVVAKGLVERIGLENSIFSISYGDNQKYEVVEDIPNHEVAVEKLLEQLVALNIIASFDEITGVGHRVVAGGEIFKDSALVDDTVIQQVEDLAEFAPLHNKAEAIGMRAFKHILPDITSVAVFDTSFHTTMPKKAYLYSVPLEYYKQFKARKYGAHGTSHRYVSHRAAELLGKPIEELKIITCHLGNGASITAVDGGKSVDTSMGFTPLAGVTMGTRSGDIDASLVAFLMNKLNITDINEMVDILNKKSGLLGLSGLSSDMRDIDNASETNEDAKVAMEIFVDRVQKYIGQYIAVMNGVDAIVFTAGIGENSIKIRDLIISGITWFGCDIDKERNNTRSEAIISSDNAKVTVLNIPTNEEVEIARDIERLRKK from the coding sequence ATGTCAAAATCAATCGCAATTAATGCCGGAAGTTCAAGTTTGAAATTCCAATTATTTAACATGCCTCAAGAAGAAGTTGTGGCAAAAGGATTAGTAGAACGTATTGGATTAGAAAATTCAATCTTCTCAATTAGCTACGGAGATAATCAAAAATATGAAGTGGTAGAAGATATTCCAAACCACGAAGTAGCCGTAGAAAAATTATTAGAGCAATTAGTAGCATTAAACATTATTGCTTCATTTGATGAAATTACTGGTGTTGGACACCGTGTAGTTGCTGGGGGAGAAATCTTCAAAGATTCAGCTTTAGTAGATGATACAGTAATCCAACAAGTAGAAGATTTAGCAGAATTTGCTCCATTACACAATAAAGCAGAAGCTATCGGAATGCGTGCATTCAAACATATCTTACCAGATATTACAAGTGTTGCAGTATTCGATACTTCATTCCATACAACAATGCCTAAAAAAGCATACTTATACAGTGTTCCATTAGAATACTACAAACAATTCAAAGCACGTAAATATGGAGCACACGGAACTAGCCACCGTTATGTTTCACATCGTGCAGCTGAATTATTAGGAAAACCAATTGAAGAATTAAAAATCATTACATGTCACTTAGGAAATGGAGCTTCTATTACAGCCGTTGATGGTGGTAAATCAGTAGATACATCTATGGGATTCACTCCATTAGCAGGGGTTACAATGGGTACTCGTTCTGGAGACATTGATGCTTCATTAGTAGCATTCTTAATGAACAAATTAAACATTACAGATATTAACGAAATGGTTGATATTTTAAATAAAAAATCAGGTTTATTAGGATTATCAGGTTTATCAAGCGATATGCGTGATATTGACAATGCTTCAGAAACAAATGAAGATGCTAAAGTAGCAATGGAAATCTTTGTGGATCGTGTTCAAAAATACATTGGTCAATATATTGCCGTAATGAATGGAGTAGATGCGATTGTATTTACTGCTGGTATCGGTGAAAATTCCATTAAAATCCGTGACTTAATTATTAGCGGAATTACATGGTTTGGATGTGATATTGACAAAGAACGTAACAACACTCGTTCAGAAGCAATCATTTCATCAGACAATGCGAAAGTAACAGTATTAAACATTCCAACGAATGAAGAAGTAGAAATCGCAAGAGACATCGAACGTCTACGTAAAAAA
- a CDS encoding class I SAM-dependent methyltransferase, protein MEQENKEIHSFEKLWEAVQVLQKAIEYSYVEALGETLQNIASGNQAQQVEGQPDVATIAQLNEVYQELALESFTKEQIRRMIQYTFLKAAKEDGLQTNHQMTPDSIGLLVAFMVERLTESKEILVLADFACGSGNLLSTVQLFLQESGKTIHTTAIDNDEVLVHLALQAFALESLKVRVMLQDGLSDLLVDPIDIALSDLPVGYYPVDERAKKFKTHAKEGHSYVHHLFIEQYLNYLKPGGFGLMIVPTNLFETEESVSLLEQLQEESFVQAMLAFPKTLFKNQQYSKSLLIFQKKGKGAKQARQVLLGDIPDMKNIDKFRQFTQTFEKWAKELS, encoded by the coding sequence ATGGAACAGGAAAATAAAGAAATTCATAGTTTTGAAAAATTATGGGAGGCTGTTCAAGTACTCCAAAAAGCGATAGAGTATTCGTATGTAGAGGCATTAGGGGAAACATTGCAAAATATTGCTTCAGGAAATCAAGCGCAGCAAGTAGAAGGACAACCAGATGTTGCAACGATTGCACAATTAAATGAAGTTTATCAAGAACTAGCACTAGAAAGCTTTACAAAAGAACAAATTCGTCGCATGATTCAATATACTTTTCTAAAAGCTGCTAAAGAAGATGGTTTACAAACGAATCACCAAATGACACCAGATTCCATTGGTTTATTAGTAGCCTTTATGGTGGAACGTTTAACAGAAAGTAAAGAAATACTAGTACTCGCTGATTTTGCTTGTGGAAGTGGGAATTTATTAAGTACGGTTCAGTTATTTTTACAAGAAAGTGGCAAAACAATTCATACGACCGCAATCGATAATGATGAAGTATTAGTGCATTTAGCGCTGCAAGCTTTTGCGTTGGAAAGTTTAAAGGTGCGAGTGATGTTGCAAGATGGATTAAGTGATTTATTAGTCGATCCAATTGATATTGCACTATCCGACTTGCCAGTGGGGTATTATCCTGTCGATGAACGTGCTAAAAAATTTAAGACTCATGCAAAAGAGGGACATTCTTATGTGCATCATTTATTTATCGAACAATATTTGAATTATTTAAAACCAGGCGGTTTTGGATTGATGATTGTCCCTACAAATTTATTTGAAACAGAAGAAAGTGTGTCATTATTAGAACAGTTACAAGAAGAATCTTTTGTTCAAGCGATGCTAGCTTTTCCTAAAACACTATTTAAAAATCAACAATATAGTAAGTCGCTACTTATTTTCCAGAAAAAAGGAAAAGGTGCAAAACAAGCTCGTCAAGTATTGTTGGGCGACATTCCGGATATGAAAAATATCGATAAGTTCAGACAGTTTACACAAACATTTGAAAAATGGGCGAAAGAACTTTCGTAG
- the rpmA gene encoding 50S ribosomal protein L27 encodes MLKVNLQLFAHKKGGGSTSNGRDSESKRLGAKRADGQFVTGGSILFRQRGTKIHPGHNVGIGGDDTLFAKVDGVVRFERKGRDKKQVSVYPVAAAE; translated from the coding sequence ATGTTAAAAGTGAATTTACAATTATTCGCCCACAAAAAAGGGGGCGGTTCTACATCAAACGGACGTGACTCAGAGTCTAAACGTTTAGGTGCTAAACGTGCTGATGGACAATTTGTTACAGGTGGTTCAATTTTATTCCGCCAACGTGGAACTAAAATCCATCCAGGTCACAATGTAGGAATCGGTGGAGATGACACATTATTCGCTAAAGTTGATGGCGTAGTACGTTTCGAACGTAAAGGCCGTGACAAAAAACAAGTATCTGTTTACCCAGTAGCAGCTGCTGAATAA
- a CDS encoding ribosomal-processing cysteine protease Prp: protein MIRVTFHKKDHELVSFEMTGHAGFGEYGEDIVCAGVSVLAITTVNSIEKLAGYQPIVDVDEVEGGYLYVEVVRDVTKVQAHTTQILLNSLLLGLEGIQEEYPNYLTIQVD, encoded by the coding sequence ATGATACGAGTAACGTTTCATAAAAAAGACCATGAGTTAGTTTCTTTTGAAATGACAGGTCATGCTGGCTTTGGCGAGTATGGGGAAGATATTGTTTGTGCAGGCGTTTCTGTATTAGCGATTACGACTGTCAATAGTATCGAGAAACTAGCAGGCTATCAACCGATTGTTGATGTTGATGAAGTCGAAGGTGGGTATTTATATGTCGAAGTTGTACGAGATGTAACGAAAGTTCAAGCTCACACAACACAAATTTTATTAAATAGTCTATTACTAGGGTTAGAAGGAATTCAAGAAGAATATCCTAACTATCTAACCATTCAAGTTGATTAA
- the rplU gene encoding 50S ribosomal protein L21 gives MYAIVKTGGKQVKVEVGQAIYVEKLNAEAGDKVTFEEVVFVGGENVKVGAPFVAGATVEGTVEKQGRQKKVVTFKYKRRKDSHRKQGHRQPYTKVVINAINA, from the coding sequence ATGTACGCAATCGTAAAAACTGGTGGTAAACAAGTGAAAGTTGAAGTTGGTCAAGCAATCTACGTTGAAAAATTAAACGCAGAAGCTGGCGACAAAGTGACTTTCGAAGAAGTAGTATTTGTAGGTGGAGAAAACGTTAAAGTTGGTGCTCCATTCGTAGCAGGTGCAACTGTTGAAGGAACTGTTGAAAAACAAGGCCGTCAAAAGAAAGTTGTAACTTTCAAATACAAACGTCGTAAAGACTCTCACCGTAAACAAGGTCACCGTCAACCTTATACAAAAGTTGTGATTAACGCAATCAACGCTTAA
- the murA gene encoding UDP-N-acetylglucosamine 1-carboxyvinyltransferase has protein sequence MEKMIVQGGTRLNGSVKVEGAKNAVLPILAASILAEYGVTHLTNVPNLSDVHTMLAVLNSLNVTSTFDEEEKSITLNATKNIQTTAAFEFVSKMRASIVVMGPLLARFGHARVAMPGGCAIGTRPIDLHLKGFEAMGATITQADGYVEARAEQLVGARIYMDFPSVGATQNLMMAATLAKGTTLLENVAREPEIVDLANILNKMGAKIIGAGTTNIRIEGVDHLEGTIHSIIPDRIEAGTFMVAAAVTAGDVFVEDAIAEHNQPLIAKLSEMGVQFIVEENGIRVIGPETLKPTDVKTLPHPGFPTDMQAQMTIVQLLASGVSTMTETVFENRFNHLEELRRMNAEFMIEGRTAVMNQVSQLQGAQVKATDLRAAAALIIAGMVAKGYTRVTELKYLDRGYYQFHHKLRALGANIERVHEDEATPFTQVELEKMLNR, from the coding sequence ATGGAAAAGATGATTGTACAAGGTGGTACACGTCTAAATGGATCAGTAAAAGTAGAGGGAGCCAAAAATGCTGTGCTTCCAATTTTAGCAGCAAGTATCTTAGCAGAGTATGGAGTAACACATCTAACAAATGTACCGAATTTATCGGACGTGCATACAATGTTAGCAGTATTAAATAGTTTAAATGTCACAAGTACTTTTGATGAAGAAGAAAAATCAATTACGTTAAATGCTACAAAAAATATTCAAACAACGGCAGCATTTGAATTTGTGAGTAAAATGCGTGCGTCAATTGTTGTAATGGGACCATTGTTAGCAAGATTTGGACATGCTCGTGTTGCGATGCCGGGAGGTTGTGCAATTGGAACTCGTCCGATTGATTTACATTTAAAAGGTTTCGAAGCAATGGGTGCAACAATTACCCAAGCAGATGGCTATGTAGAAGCACGTGCGGAACAATTAGTGGGTGCAAGAATTTATATGGATTTCCCATCAGTTGGAGCTACTCAAAACTTAATGATGGCAGCGACTCTAGCGAAAGGAACAACTTTATTAGAAAATGTAGCAAGAGAGCCTGAAATTGTTGATTTAGCGAATATTTTAAACAAAATGGGTGCAAAAATTATTGGTGCGGGTACGACTAACATTCGTATCGAAGGTGTAGACCACTTAGAAGGAACGATTCATTCGATTATTCCTGATAGAATTGAAGCAGGAACATTCATGGTTGCTGCAGCAGTTACAGCAGGAGATGTTTTTGTAGAAGATGCGATTGCAGAACATAATCAACCCCTAATTGCAAAATTATCTGAAATGGGTGTTCAATTCATTGTAGAAGAAAATGGAATTCGTGTCATTGGACCGGAAACATTAAAACCAACAGATGTGAAGACATTACCACATCCAGGTTTTCCAACTGATATGCAAGCACAAATGACGATTGTTCAATTACTAGCTTCAGGTGTCAGCACAATGACAGAAACAGTATTCGAAAATCGTTTCAATCATTTGGAAGAATTACGTCGCATGAATGCGGAGTTTATGATTGAAGGTAGAACAGCTGTAATGAATCAAGTGTCACAATTACAAGGTGCTCAAGTAAAAGCAACTGACTTACGTGCAGCAGCAGCATTAATTATTGCAGGTATGGTGGCAAAAGGCTATACACGTGTAACTGAGTTAAAATACTTAGATCGTGGGTATTATCAATTCCATCATAAATTACGTGCATTAGGCGCAAATATTGAACGTGTTCATGAAGATGAAGCAACACCGTTCACACAAGTAGAATTAGAAAAGATGTTAAATCGTTAA
- a CDS encoding DUF1146 domain-containing protein yields the protein MTQAFKLIMTLAMIIVAYWSLQCINLEKIILKNRIEQARLFILLVALLLGVGVSNAIFFISDTINSIVQIITSK from the coding sequence ATGACACAAGCTTTTAAATTAATCATGACTTTAGCAATGATTATAGTTGCGTATTGGTCATTACAGTGTATAAATTTAGAAAAAATCATATTAAAAAATCGAATAGAGCAAGCAAGATTATTCATCCTGTTAGTAGCACTTCTTCTAGGAGTGGGAGTTTCTAACGCAATTTTCTTCATATCAGATACTATCAATTCGATTGTTCAAATAATTACGAGTAAGTAA